One Bacteroidia bacterium DNA segment encodes these proteins:
- a CDS encoding FAD-dependent oxidoreductase — translation MKVVVIGAGPAGLTATYQLAKHIGKGIQSIEVYEANSYVGGMSTSLKLWNQIVDLGPHRFFSNDAQVNQLWLEIVGQEYDMVKRLTRIYYNKKFFYYPLKPINALKNLGAWEAIRCVASYLPHKIGLHKQDTNTFEGWVTQKFGKRLFNIFFKHYTEKLWGIPCHELDADFAMQRIKKLSLSEAILNAINLIDNKKHKTLVDEFAYPKYGTGYVYQEMQKRCEAMGAKIHLQTPVQSIKIEQDKVKGVYLHNQTFVPADVVISSMPLSVLVTQIPQISQEIRNKVAQLRYRNTILVYLNVNSDNLFPDQWIYIHDNELQTGRITNFRNWLPTLYGNEKSSVLCMEYWCYDQDALWNLSQESLIELASKELRQTGLVPENVEILAGKAIKLHRSYPVYFKNYKSVLAPIQEYVSSITNLYAIGRYGSYKYNNQDHSIMMGIKAAENVLNVAQHDLWAINTDYDMYQEKTVITKTGLVKE, via the coding sequence ATGAAAGTAGTAGTTATAGGTGCAGGACCAGCAGGTTTGACGGCTACTTATCAATTAGCAAAGCACATAGGCAAAGGTATACAGAGCATTGAGGTATATGAAGCCAACAGCTACGTGGGGGGCATGAGTACCTCGCTTAAATTATGGAACCAAATTGTAGATTTAGGTCCTCATAGATTTTTTTCCAATGATGCGCAAGTCAATCAACTGTGGCTGGAGATAGTAGGTCAAGAGTATGATATGGTTAAACGCTTGACACGCATCTACTACAATAAAAAATTTTTTTACTATCCTCTTAAACCCATTAACGCTCTTAAAAATTTAGGTGCTTGGGAAGCTATTCGCTGTGTAGCTAGTTACCTTCCGCATAAAATAGGCTTACATAAGCAAGATACCAACACTTTTGAAGGCTGGGTAACGCAAAAATTTGGTAAACGCTTGTTCAATATATTTTTCAAACACTATACGGAAAAGCTGTGGGGCATACCTTGCCATGAATTAGACGCTGATTTTGCAATGCAAAGGATTAAGAAGCTCTCTTTATCCGAAGCTATTCTCAATGCCATCAACCTGATAGATAATAAAAAGCATAAAACGTTAGTAGATGAGTTTGCTTATCCTAAATATGGAACAGGATACGTTTATCAAGAGATGCAAAAAAGATGTGAAGCAATGGGGGCAAAAATACACTTACAAACTCCTGTCCAAAGCATAAAAATAGAACAAGATAAAGTTAAAGGGGTGTATTTACATAATCAAACGTTTGTTCCTGCTGATGTAGTTATCTCTTCTATGCCGCTTTCGGTATTAGTGACACAAATTCCTCAAATTTCACAAGAAATCCGAAATAAAGTAGCTCAATTGAGGTACAGAAATACCATTTTGGTCTACCTTAACGTAAATAGCGACAACCTTTTTCCTGACCAATGGATATACATTCATGATAATGAACTACAAACAGGTAGAATTACAAATTTTAGAAATTGGCTGCCTACTTTGTACGGCAATGAAAAAAGTTCTGTTTTATGCATGGAATACTGGTGCTACGACCAAGATGCATTGTGGAATTTAAGCCAAGAAAGTTTGATTGAATTAGCTTCAAAGGAGTTGCGCCAAACGGGATTAGTGCCTGAAAATGTGGAAATATTAGCAGGTAAAGCGATCAAATTGCATCGGTCTTATCCTGTGTATTTTAAGAATTACAAATCTGTTTTAGCGCCCATTCAGGAGTATGTTAGCAGCATCACTAACTTGTATGCCATAGGTAGATATGGCTCATATAAGTATAATAACCAAGACCATAGTATT
- a CDS encoding polysaccharide deacetylase family protein: protein MYPLVLTFHKIIPDQYVNHPYYWKSLCTPYSTFLCFIESLYQENFAFISLQELEYAKISPSERTVLLTFDDGYYNNIEYAYPLLKSENIPFVMAINGRCIENNTWQWFDKVWYYGIQQGKTEQERIQMIEKFKYDIFALEQWLNTQAIPQNYSEIEHIFFGIANVQELKKLQNVSFVSHTYSHYILTALPESILHNEITQNILFAQKNHINLHHNYFVLPNGTLKDFNLRTIEVLKKNQVKGIFTMLPYTKLDDLIPRYTPVQNTWQKERKRYLWRRFLYKWK, encoded by the coding sequence ATTCCCGACCAATATGTCAATCATCCGTATTATTGGAAAAGTCTTTGTACGCCGTACTCCACGTTTTTATGCTTTATAGAAAGTCTGTATCAAGAAAATTTTGCGTTCATTAGCTTGCAAGAGTTAGAATATGCTAAAATCAGCCCTAGCGAACGCACAGTACTCCTTACATTTGATGATGGATATTACAATAACATTGAATATGCTTATCCTTTGCTCAAATCTGAAAATATTCCTTTTGTAATGGCTATAAATGGCAGATGTATAGAAAATAACACTTGGCAGTGGTTTGATAAAGTATGGTACTACGGTATACAGCAAGGTAAAACCGAACAAGAGCGAATACAAATGATTGAAAAATTTAAGTATGATATATTTGCTCTTGAACAGTGGCTAAATACACAAGCAATTCCACAAAACTATTCAGAGATAGAGCATATTTTTTTTGGAATTGCTAATGTGCAGGAATTGAAAAAACTTCAAAATGTAAGCTTTGTTTCTCATACCTACTCACACTACATTTTGACAGCTTTACCTGAAAGTATTCTCCATAATGAAATCACGCAAAACATACTTTTTGCTCAAAAAAATCATATTAACTTGCATCATAACTACTTCGTGCTTCCTAATGGTACATTGAAGGACTTTAATTTGCGTACTATTGAGGTACTTAAAAAAAACCAAGTCAAGGGAATTTTCACTATGCTGCCTTACACAAAGTTGGATGACCTGATTCCCCGCTATACACCTGTCCAAAATACATGGCAAAAAGAAAGAAAAAGATATTTATGGCGGAGATTTTTGTATAAATGGAAGTAG